ATGGTTCGGTGACCGCTCGCTCGCGGAGGTCATCGCGCTCGCCCGGCGCATGCTCGGTGCCGCGGCCGCCGACGTGCTGCGGTCCGCGCTGCCTCCCCCCGCCCGATACCGGATCAAGAGCCGTGACCTGGCAACTTTCCTCCAGGAGGAACCATGGCGTCAGCCGCGTCGTTCACCGAGCGGGAATTCGGCGGATTTCCCTTCCTCGATCTCTCCTTCTTACCTGGCCGCCTCCTGACCGCGGTCGCCTGTGTGCGCGCGAGCCGGCGCACCGGCAGCGCGGCCCCGCCCGGCCCGGACGAACTGAACGATGTCCTGACCCCGCTGACCGCGCTGGCCATCCGCCGCATGGACATGAAGCTGGACATCCCGGGTGGCCCGCTGGCACCTGAGCGGCAGGCGGCGGTGAACGAGGCGCTGGCCACGATCGCGGCCGCCGTGCCGGCGTGGGAGCCACTGGTGCGGCTGCCGATCCGTTTCTTGCGTCTGCGGGACGGCGGGCGGGCCATCGGGGCCAGCTGCTACGCCTGGCCGCAGCACGTTCTCCTCGGTGACGACGCCTTCGCCTCCCGCGCCGAACTCGCCGAGCAGGTGCTGCACGAGGTCTCCCACAACTGGCTCTACCTCGTGGAGGAGATCAAGGCGCTGCAACACCGCGGCTGCGACCACACACTGACACTCCCGTCCGGTACCAGCGAGCGAGAGCCGGACGAGATCCTCGGCGCGGCGCACGTCGTCCTCAACGTCCGCCGGCTGTGGCAGCGGATGGACGTGGACGAGGACCAGCGT
Above is a window of Streptomyces sp. DT2A-34 DNA encoding:
- a CDS encoding HEXXH motif-containing putative peptide modification protein, which codes for MASAASFTEREFGGFPFLDLSFLPGRLLTAVACVRASRRTGSAAPPGPDELNDVLTPLTALAIRRMDMKLDIPGGPLAPERQAAVNEALATIAAAVPAWEPLVRLPIRFLRLRDGGRAIGASCYAWPQHVLLGDDAFASRAELAEQVLHEVSHNWLYLVEEIKALQHRGCDHTLTLPSGTSEREPDEILGAAHVVLNVRRLWQRMDVDEDQRSRRLTDLASYLEGCLSLIDEARVCLTDDGQALADRLLQEAVAA